Within the Deltaproteobacteria bacterium genome, the region GCGGCATCATAAAAACGGAATCAACCGCAAGCTTAGTAACTCCAACTGGCTCATAAGCATCTATTAACATTAATGCTGCACTCTTGCGATCTGGGGCATGGCTTAAAACGCCACCAGAGCCAATTATTAAATCTAAATCCATCATGTCCACTAATCCCTCTCCCGGCAAATCTTTTGCAGAAAACATGTCGGCGATGGAACGGGTTTTGCGAACGCCCTTAAGACCAACAGCAAGCCTTTTGTGGTGATGAAACGCTAATCGCAACGCTTCTCTACAAAGAGCCTGCTCTAAAATGAGATCTTCCAGCGTGTGTGGAATGGTAGTTGGCCTAATCATTTTATTGCGAAGGCGGTCTCGAATTTCGTTATTAGAGAGCTCAAAAGGAAGCCAGCGCTTGACGTTTTCTTCTCCGCTTTCAAGCAAAACATTTGCCACCGAATAGCTCATCCCCAAGTTAGCACTAACTGTCCGGTTAAATACAGGCGTGCTATCTTCGTCTCGAGCGCTAAATACTGAAAACACATCTGTAGTCGCGCCGCCTATGTCTACCGCGAGAATGTGCTGTTTAGAACGCTTTGCTGCATCAAAAACCATTTGACCCACAGCAGCGGGAGTTGGGATTATGGGCACAGGCGACCAGCTTAGCAGCTTGCTGTAGCCGGGGGCATGGCTCATCACGTGGTTTAAAAAAAGCTCGTGAATGGCATCGCGAGCAGGAGCTAGGTTCTCCTGCTCCAGTGTGGGGCGAAGATTATCTACTGCTACGAAATCAAAACGCTTGCCCAATATCTCGCGAGCACTTTCCCGTCCATCCTTGTTCGCCGCATAAATGACTGGCAATGTCAGCGTCTCTCCGAAGCGCGGTCGAGGATCGGCCTGCAAAATTATCTCAGCCAACTCCAAAGGGTGTTCAATCGTTCCGCCATCTACGCCCCCAGCAATCAATATTATATCTGGACGCAAATGCCGAATCTTTTGAACTTTTTCGTGTGGCTCGCGTCCATCATCGGCCGATATCGCATCCATGACGATAGCCCCCGCTCCAAGAGCCGCACGTTCGGCAGATTCGGTAGTCATGCTCGATACGACGCCGGCTACTATCATCTGCAAGCCCCCACCTGCCGAACTAGTAGATACGTATAGATCAATTCCCTGCTCCTGTAGGTCGCTGGTTCTCTTTAGAAAAGGAACCGTGGAAGAGTCGGAACTGCTGTCGCCTGCTCGATTGGGATCTAAAATCTTGCGACCTGAAAGCTCCTCGACCTCGGTAAAGGCATTAATTGCGCCAATGGTTACGTCTGCTAAGGGCTTTTCAACCGTTGTGGGCGCCTCGCCGCGAAACGTAGCGTGCCAACCATCGCTCTTTTTTTCAAAGAGGATAGCTTTTGTGGTAGTCGAGCCGCAGTCAGTAGCTAATACTACCTCGAGCGCATTTTTGGATTTTTGGGACTTGCTAAATTCCATCTTCTGTTAGCCTTAGCCGCAGACTTTTAACCAAGGCATGTTGCAGCCCCAGGTATTTATTAGGAAATCTAAGCGCTCTACTAATAATGCCATGCGCGCCATGATTGTAGAGCCAAAAAACGCGCCAAAACACCCCATCATCATCCAACGTCCCGCTTTGGCGGAACGCTCGGCAATTCTTCCCTTCCGTTGCTTAAACGTAAAAAAGAAATAGCTTAGAGCCGTAGTTAGGGTAAATATAAATACGATGTTGCTTATGGAAGCACCTACGTTATCCTTTATGTATAGAGGGCGAAAGGAGTTCGTTAACTGCGGATACATTTCGTTTATGAACCCCTTAAAAGCTAAACCGCCCGATACCCCAAGTCCAAACCCGATGGCAATTTGCGCAAGCCAGCTGTAGCGTTTAGTGAGAATGAAGTAATAGAGCAGACCAAGAGCCATTGGTGCTAGATATAGCAAATAGAGCTTGTTGTATGGCTCGCTATACGTGCCGTCGGGAAATATAACTCTATCCATGCCTAGTAGTGGCTTAAAAATTTCCTGCCACAGAAAAGTGCGAAAGACCATGATTATGGAAATGCCCGTAGCTATGCCAATGAACAAATGCTCAAAAAATCTGTAAACTGCGTTTTCTCTATATAAGAAGGAGTAGATTGCTAACGTCGAAACCCCACCCAAAAAAACTTCCCACCAGTGCAAACTAAATAGTGCAGACATCATTCTAGCCCCTGGTTTTTAGTGTGAACCTGCATAGTAGTGGCTATCAATCCGACATTGCCAATAATAATAAACGCAATTACTACTAAATGTGCATATGCCAAGCCAGTATTGTATCGAATTGAGGAACTGCTGAGGCGATTAGGGTAATTTCGAGAAAGTAATGTATCGTACCAAGCGGCACCGGCAACTCCCTCAAAGAAGCCGACGAGTTGGCCAGAAGCAAAATATAAGTGCCCTTCTGGTATGGTGATCGAAGTGCAGCCATGGACAAAAGGAGGTCGATATTCTTTTGCTTGAAAAAATTGTATCCAGTTTTGTAGTGCACCTGCTAGGCCAGTAAACTCCATTAGCATTGTAATATCCTTGATAGTCTTAACTCCTTGCATGGCAGGGATATCCTCTAACGGCGTGCCAAGGCTATCTGCTATAAGGTGAGCATGGAGATTGTCAGCTTTTGCCAGACTTTGAATCATTAATCCACCACCTGGCCTATAACCTAAATTTACCCAATCGCGCCCGTATGCCCAATGCTCGTTAGGTATTTCTCTAGTAAGCCTTTTTGCAACATCTAATGGAACACTTTTCATAAACGGCTCCGCTAGTGGATAGGTCGTAATGAGCGCAAAAGCTATGCGTCTTCGCATCAGGTGTTCAATTGCTACTTCAAATTGTCCTTTGTTTTCGGCTAGAGTATTTGGACCCCAGTCGACAGCAATTAAAACCACTTTTCCCTTCTCTATAGGCAGCCTTTCCACTTCTCCATAAAAGGCTTCGGCGGTCATCATTTCGGCTGGTGGTAGCTCGACGTTTAGAACGAGGGGAATTGCCAATGATATTGCTACAAACAAATAAATTATCCGGCGGTCTATGTCATTTAGAAATGTGAGAAATCCGATTATGACCTTCAAGTTAAATCATGCTCCTTTTTGGTTAATGGTTGGGAGCTCGTCGGTTGCTAAAGGACTTCGTTCTAGCGATAACCACATTCTAATAGCCATGGCTAATCCAGCCACGGCCGAACCAAAAACAACTGCGCGAAATGCCGGCGTGCTAATATTTTCGAGAAGCCATAATCGGATACCTGGCAAGTTGGTAGAGACATATAAAGGTCCATGGGGGATTTGTCCCAACATGACTATTATCGCCGCTGTCATCATTAGAAATGCTTCGAGTGAGCGCACTCTAAATGTTCGATACGCGGCTGTAGCCACGTAAAAGGCTAGAAGCGAAAACATAGCTGAGCCTAGCGGAACAAAGAAAGCCTCATGGATAAATGTCGAAGCTTGTTTTGCGGCAGTCGCTTGATAATTGGCGTCAGCGATGTCCCTTGCAAGTGAGGCTGTTTTTTTGAGCTGTGTGCTGAGCTCGTTAGTAGCTGTATCGAGCTTTTCTAGGTCGCTTCGATCTAAATATTTCTGATATAAGCTGTCAGCGAGAGTTGCGGATATTACTAGTTGTTCTCTAAATTCATTGGCTGTATCTCTATCTAAATAGGCGGCATTCGAGTTTAGAAATGTGTCGCTGGATTGCGCTTTTTCGCGCACAGATTCTAATCTCTTGCTGAGAAACTCAGTTCTTCTTGCAGCATCTCCGGAATTGCTTTTATGATCCTCAAGTATCTTGCTCGCAAAAGTTCCCAAATCGGCTATCTGTTTCCAATCTTCCACTTGTCGTTCAGCATTTCGAAAATCGCAATACTCAACAAATAGAGTCGCAAATATTCCTACTACGAGAGCAAGAGAGTTGATCCAGCCCTTTTTTTTCTTAATAATGGCCTTCCCGTGGACCCTAAACAGATTAATGATTCCAAGGCCTATTGCCATTGTGCCTACGAAAATTGTTCCTCGACTTATATGTTGGTGAATATCTAGATAATTTTGTCCAACCAATGCTTCCAAAAGTGACTCTGGCAGCATGAACTCGAGAAAATAGTAAAGCCCTCCTATAAATGTCACGGCAGCGATAATTGCTTGTTTGTAATGTCTCAGCATGTGTTATCTGTCTAAATTTTTTTGCCGAACAAACTAGCGCACCATGCGCTATTGCAACCCGAGCCAATTTCCTCCCACGAGGCCTGCATCCACGATTTTAAGGGTATTGGAGAATCGTGTTCCGAAATCGAATAATAAGTTGCTTGAATAGTGCCAAGGACAATTAGTGCCAAAAACAATGCCTTGCCGTAATCTTGGGCCTTGAGGCTCCCAGTTTGAACGGGATCTCTCGATAGATAGGCTCCGGCAGCATAGAGCTCTTCTCCGATTAGTGTATAATCGCAGGCAGTGATGAAAAATGGAACCTGTTCTGGTGACGTTGTTGCTGCGACCTGAACCGCGCCAATTTGCAATCCGGCTTCGGCTAGTATCAGCGATTCTGCCGCAAAGCGCCCTATTAGAAACGCACTGCCGACATTTTCTCTATGAACTAGTCCCATATATCCGGACGAAAATGCGAATTGCTCGTCGGACAAAAAACGCAAACGCGAGGGCTCGTAATTAGAAAATTTTTTTTCTGTGCGATAGGCATTTTGCAAGGTCGCGTCAGTGAGCACCAAAGCCTCCGCATCACTACATGGAACGAATAGGCGCGAATTTAGGCGCGCTGCTTTGCGAGCTATGTAGCGCAATACGCCGAGGCAGGCGTAGAGCAAGGAGTTTACGCCGGTAAGACCTGAGGTAAATGAAATAGGCCGACCGAGTTCAACTGCTCTTCCAATTGCCTCGTCTATGGCGTCGATGCCTGCAATTCGCCTTATGGCAATTTCTCGACCGTTTTTGGCGCGACCGATAAAAAAAATGACCATGCCCCCGAGCAATAAAAGTAGAATTACGGAAAAAGGATTGGCGTGTTCCATTTTGTCTAGCTAGTCGCTCTTTTTGAATATGAATGAATAAATGAAATCAACTCTTCTACGTTCTCTCGCTCCGCAAATATTGCTTGTAAGTGCTTAACTCTATGTTTACCTATGACGAGTTTAGCAAGAGGTTCCACAAAGAGCGAGGCATTATATATCACGGAGCTGATAGGCTTGTGAAGCTCAAGAAATAGGACGGTAGGGGCCTCTAGTTTAAGTTCGACTACGCGTTTTGCAATCTGCTTAAGCATTGAACGCTTAACATCTTCTGGCGTATCGATGTCAGAAAGCTCTGGCAATAAAAAAATGCTGAATTGGTATGAGCGCAATCGTTCCATGGTCTGTGCAAGCGTATGCTCGGTGCTCCAGGAAATTTCGGCAAATAAGCCTGCTAGAAAGGTGCCTAGTCCTATTAGATAGTATCCACCATCGCTTGCCGGGCCTATGACGGCGTCGTGCGACTTAAGAGCATTTACTGCCTGTGCAATAATATCCGTGGTAATTTCTACGCAATCAGTGCCTATTGCCAGCACTTTTTTTGCACCATTTTTAAACGCCTCTGCGAATGCGCTATTTAATCTATCGCCCAAACTGCCAGTAGTTTGTGTAGCATATTCAAAATCGAAACCCGCTAGCTCCTGCATGGCATTTAAGCAATCCGGTGGTTCGACTAGGATTACTGCTTTAAAGTCATCCCTAATAGTCGGCCGCACAAGATCGAGGATCTGCGATAACATGTCAGCGTAGATTGTTGCCGCGCCCTCTGGGCCGTAGGCAGGTATTAAACGCGTCTTTGTTTTGCCAGCCTGTGGATATCGTGCAAATATTAGCAAAACATTTTCTATTTGCCGTTGATGCATTTTGGGTGCCGCTATTTGTTTTACTTTTAGACAAGGCAAGTATCGATATAACCTTAAAACGACAACAGTGGCAATCTGTTATGATTCCTACCCTTTTGTTTTTATGGTATTGGCAGAAGTGTCTGGAGCCGTTATGTGTTCTATGGTCTACGTGCGCTCCCCATTAACTAAGTAAGGAAGCAGTCGGTGTCAAAGAGTAGTTGGATGTTGATTAAATGTG harbors:
- a CDS encoding TIGR04282 family arsenosugar biosynthesis glycosyltransferase, which translates into the protein MHQRQIENVLLIFARYPQAGKTKTRLIPAYGPEGAATIYADMLSQILDLVRPTIRDDFKAVILVEPPDCLNAMQELAGFDFEYATQTTGSLGDRLNSAFAEAFKNGAKKVLAIGTDCVEITTDIIAQAVNALKSHDAVIGPASDGGYYLIGLGTFLAGLFAEISWSTEHTLAQTMERLRSYQFSIFLLPELSDIDTPEDVKRSMLKQIAKRVVELKLEAPTVLFLELHKPISSVIYNASLFVEPLAKLVIGKHRVKHLQAIFAERENVEELISFIHSYSKRATS
- a CDS encoding glutamate mutase L encodes the protein MEFSKSQKSKNALEVVLATDCGSTTTKAILFEKKSDGWHATFRGEAPTTVEKPLADVTIGAINAFTEVEELSGRKILDPNRAGDSSSDSSTVPFLKRTSDLQEQGIDLYVSTSSAGGGLQMIVAGVVSSMTTESAERAALGAGAIVMDAISADDGREPHEKVQKIRHLRPDIILIAGGVDGGTIEHPLELAEIILQADPRPRFGETLTLPVIYAANKDGRESAREILGKRFDFVAVDNLRPTLEQENLAPARDAIHELFLNHVMSHAPGYSKLLSWSPVPIIPTPAAVGQMVFDAAKRSKQHILAVDIGGATTDVFSVFSARDEDSTPVFNRTVSANLGMSYSVANVLLESGEENVKRWLPFELSNNEIRDRLRNKMIRPTTIPHTLEDLILEQALCREALRLAFHHHKRLAVGLKGVRKTRSIADMFSAKDLPGEGLVDMMDLDLIIGSGGVLSHAPDRKSAALMLIDAYEPVGVTKLAVDSVFMMPHLGVLSTVHAEAATEVFLRDCLIPLGTVIAPLGQRKPGQPLIEVHFSNGDKMILHQDELLTFELAASEEMQATITCLSPHVQIAHDAKTINTTLTGGCAGIILDGRGRPLSLPTQTEPCIEKIQKWYDSFNLAFC